One window of the Populus nigra chromosome 4, ddPopNigr1.1, whole genome shotgun sequence genome contains the following:
- the LOC133690725 gene encoding S-adenosylmethionine synthase 1, with the protein METFLFTSESVNEGHPDKLCDQISDAVLDACLEQDPDSKVACETCTKTNMVMVFGEITTKGKIDYEKIVRDTCRNIGFVSDDVGLDADKCKVLVNIEQQSPDIAQGVHGHFTKRPEEIGAGDQGHMFGYATDETPEYMPLSHVLATKLGARLTEVRKNGTCPWLRPDGKTQVTVEYFNDNGAMVPVRVHTVLISTQHDETVTNDEIAADLKEHVIKPVIPEKYLDEKTIFHLNPSGRFVIGGPHGDAGLTGRKIIIDTYGGWGAHGGGAFSGKDPTKVDRSGAYIVRQAAKSIVANGLARRCIVQVSYAIGVPEPLSVFVDTYGTGKIPDKEILKIVKENFDFRPGMMTINLDLKRGGNRFLKTAAYGHFGRDDPDFTWEVVKPLKWEKPQA; encoded by the coding sequence ATGGAAACCTTTCTATTCACCTCTGAGTCAGTGAATGAGGGCCACCCTGACAAACTATGTGACCAGATCTCTGATGCAGTGCTCGATGCCTGCCTTGAGCAGGACCCAGACAGCAAGGTTGCTTGCGAGACATGTACAAAGACTAACATGGTCATGGTCTTTGGAGAGATCACCACCAAGGGAAAGATAGACTATGAAAAGATTGTTCGTGACACATGCCGTAACATTGGATTTGTTTCTGACGACGTTGGTCTTGATGCTGACAAGTGCAAAGTATTGGTTAACATTGAGCAACAGAGCCCGGATATTGCCCAGGGTGTCCACGGTCACTTTACCAAGCGCCCAGAGGAGATTGGTGCTGGTGACCAGGGCcatatgtttggttatgccaCTGATGAGACCCCCGAGTATATGCCTTTGAGCCATGTTCTTGCCACCAAGCTTGGTGCTCGCCTCACTGAGGTTAGGAAGAATGGAACCTGCCCTTGGCTAAGACCTGATGGCAAGACTCAAGTTACTGTTGAGTACTTCAATGACAATGGTGCGATGGTCCCTGTTCGTGTCCACACTGTTCTCATCTCTACTCAGCATGACGAGACTGtcacaaatgatgaaattgccgCTGATCTAAAGGAGCATGTCATCAAGCCTGTTATCCCGGAGAAGTACCTTGATGAGAAAACTATCTTTCACCTCAACCCATCCGGCCGTTTTGTTATTGGTGGTCCTCATGGTGATGCAGGTCTCACTGGACGCAAGATCATTATTGACACCTATGGTGGCTGGGGAGCCCATGGTGGTGGTGCTTTCTCAGGGAAGGACCCAACTAAGGTGGATAGGAGTGGTGCTTACATTGTTAGGCAAGCTGCCAAGAGCATCGTAGCAAATGGTCTTGCTCGTAGGTGCATTGTGCAAGTTTCCTATGCTATTGGTGTACCTGAGCCTCTGTCAGTCTTTGTGGACACCTATGGCACTGGAAAAATTCCTGACAAGGAGATCCTTAAGATTGTGAAGGAGAACTTTGACTTTAGGCCTGGAATGATGACCATCAACCTGGATCTCAAGAGGGGGGGTAATAGGTTCTTGAAGACAGCTGCATACGGACATTTTGGAAGGGATGATCCAGACTTCACCTGGGAAGTTGTCAAGCCCCTCAAATGGGAGAAGCCTCAAGCTTAA